AAGTCATTCAGTGGGCAGACtttcaatatttgttttaagatgactataaaatgcatttccttttaaCTTAATCACATAAGCATAAGCATTATCACATACAATTAATTCCAAACTCTAGCAGCTCATCTCTACTGTGAACTTTCTGGTGAGTTTTAAGACTACTCAGCTGAGTGAAATTCTTCCCACACTGGGTACAGTGATATGGTTTCTCGCCTGTATGAATTCTGTGGTGTGCTCTAAGGTTAGATCCCTGAGCAAATCTCTTCCCGCACTGTACACAACCAAATGGTTTATTCCCACTGTGAACCCTCTCATGTGTGATAAGGTTACACCTCAGACTGAAACGTTTTCCACACTGTCCACAGCTGAAcggtttctctcctgtgtgGATTCGCTGATGTCTCTCTAAGTCAATAAAACGATCAAAACTCTTCTTACACTGTGTGCAACTGTAAGGTCTCTCCCCTATGCCAGTTCTCCAGTGGATTCTTGTCTTTCTACTGCAGTTTGAAACTGGATCTGTGATGTTCTCAGTAATTCCTATTTGCCAGTCTAATGGCTGCTGCAGCGGTTGCCAGAGCTGTGAGGTTAGATGATCATTCATCGAGAGTGGAGGCTGTCTGTACTCTGTCTGCTGTGTGCCACCCATCTCAGATATGTTCTCTTCACTGTATGAACACTGCCCACCTGCTTCCTCTTTCACAAGAACACCATCTACAGCATGAACATCTTTCCCCAAGGAGGATAGTGTGCTTCCAGAGACTTCCATGGTGGCAGGAACATGCTGTAGTGGTGAGTGTGCTAACAGACTCTGTGAGCACTGTTCTGTAGTGTCAGAACAAACTGGATCATCACTGTCTATGTCACTGTCCCCTTGAGTAAAGGAAGTCCACATCTGATtgtctctctcatacattaCATACTCAGAGCCCAGACTGCTGAGTCTTCCTGCACTGTGTTCACATCCTGTCTTATTGAGTCTCTGGGCTATCTCATGCTCTTCCTCTTGCTCTGCCTTAACCATAAATCCAAAGCCAggctttgtgttgtgtgtctgtgcattacACTTTTTCTCCTTGAGCCGTTGGTCAACGGGAGGTCTCTCTCCAGCATCAGCACCACCCTCAAGAGCTCCTGTGGGAAACATTGGAATAAACATCACCATcgttcttttaaaataaacactgggCAACATGACAAGGAAACATCAGAGAGTCTAGATCAGGGGTGtgcaatcttatccaaaaagggctggcgtgggtgcaggttattgttttagcccagcactatgacacgcAATTCTCCT
This region of Anguilla rostrata isolate EN2019 chromosome 8, ASM1855537v3, whole genome shotgun sequence genomic DNA includes:
- the LOC135260643 gene encoding zinc finger protein 23-like isoform X1, which encodes MKNCVAFQTQLASIMEVLAKAAVAEISKLVEDGSVVLHLEVSRSHKEIDSLRRKLQQVESELRTAREAAARESRSIGVQVENLFGGAEGGALEGGADAGERPPVDQRLKEKKCNAQTHNTKPGFGFMVKAEQEEEHEIAQRLNKTGCEHSAGRLSSLGSEYVMYERDNQMWTSFTQGDSDIDSDDPVCSDTTEQCSQSLLAHSPLQHVPATMEVSGSTLSSLGKDVHAVDGVLVKEEAGGQCSYSEENISEMGGTQQTEYRQPPLSMNDHLTSQLWQPLQQPLDWQIGITENITDPVSNCSRKTRIHWRTGIGERPYSCTQCKKSFDRFIDLERHQRIHTGEKPFSCGQCGKRFSLRCNLITHERVHSGNKPFGCVQCGKRFAQGSNLRAHHRIHTGEKPYHCTQCGKNFTQLSSLKTHQKVHSRDELLEFGINCM